In Populus nigra chromosome 1, ddPopNigr1.1, whole genome shotgun sequence, one genomic interval encodes:
- the LOC133668255 gene encoding probable bifunctional methylthioribulose-1-phosphate dehydratase/enolase-phosphatase E1 has protein sequence MAAAPPAVAVNGGGMAAAKVASQAYLESKAVKDTRVLIADLCKQFYTLGWVSGTGGSITIKAHDDSIPKRQQLILMSPSGVQKERMEPEDMYVLATNGSILSSPSPKPYPYKPPKCSDCAPLFLKAYDMRNAGAVIHSHGMESCLVTMINPLSKEFRITHMEMIKGIQGHGYYDELVVPIIENTAYENELTDSLAKAIEAYPKTTAVLVRNHGIYIWGDSWISAKTQAECYHYLFDAAIKLHQIGLDWSTPNHGPIQNVKVKAGMNNSNNRIEPLPRCIVLDIEGTTTPITFVADVLFPYARDNVGRHLSATYDTAETQDDIKLLRTQVEDDLAQGVNGAIPIPTDDAGKEEVIAALVANVEAMIKADRKITALKQLQGHIWRTGYENNELEGVVYDDVPEALEKWHALGIKVYIYSSGSRLAQRLIFGKTNYGDLRKYLSGFFDTTVGNKKETRSYIEISESLGVDKPSDILFVTDVFQEAFAAKGAGLDVMISIRPGNAPLPENHGFKTITSFAEI, from the exons ATGGCAGCAGCCCCACCAGCAGTGGCAGTGAATGGAGGAGGAATGGCGGCAGCAAAGGTGGCATCACAGGCTTATTTGGAAAGCAAAGCAGTTAAAGACACAAGGGTGTTAATAGCTGATCTTTGCAAACAATTCTACACCCTTGGATGGGTTTCTGGGACCGGTGGCAGCATCACCATCAAGGCCCATGATGATTCTATCCCTAAGCGCCAGCAGCTTATCCTCATGTCCCCTTCTG GGGTGCAGAAGGAGAGAATGGAACCAGAGGACATGTATGTCTTAGCTACAAATGGGTCTATATTGTCTTCACCATCTCCGAAACCTTACCCATACAAGCCTCCCAAGTGTTCTGATTGCGCTCCACTTTTCTTGAAG GCATATGACATGCGTAATGCAGGAGCCGTCATTCACAGTCACGGGATGGAATCCTGTCTTGTAACAATGATCAATCCATTATCAAAAGAATTCCGG ATCACTCATATGGAGATGATAAAAGGAATTCAAGGCCATGGCTACTATGACGAACTTGTTGTCCCAATAATAGAGAACACTGCCTATGAAAACGAGCTTACAGACTCTCTTGCTAAAGCT ATTGAAGCGTACCCAAAAACCACAGCTGTGCTTGTTCGCAATCATGGCATATATATATGGGGAGACTCATGGATCAGTGCCAAAACCCAG GCTGAATGTTATCACTATCTGTTTGATGCTGCTATCAAACTTCATCAAATAGGCCTAGATTGGTCTACTCCAAACCATGGCCCTATTCAAAATGTCAAGGTTAAGGCAGGCATGAATAATTCAAATAACAGAATTGAACCGTTGCCA CGTTGCATTGTACTTGACATTGAGGGAACTACTACTCCAATAACATTTGTTGCTGATGTTCTATTTCCATATGCCCGTGATAATGTTGGGAGGCATTTGTCTGCAACATATGATACTGCAGAAACTCAAGATGATATAAAGTTGTTGCGCACACAA GTTGAAGATGATTTGGCACAAGGTGTTAATGGTGCTATTCCTATTCCAACGGATGATGCTGGGAAAGAGGAGGTAATTGCAGCTTTGGTTGCTAATGTGGAAGCGATGATAAAAGCAGATCGGAAGATCACTGCATTAAAACAATTGCAA GGTCATATATGGAGAACTGGATATGAGAACAATGAGCTGGAAGGAGTGGTGTATGATGACGTTCCAGAAGCATTGGAGAAGTGGCATGCTTTGGGCATAAAG GTTTACATATATTCTAGTGGAAGCAGGCTGGCACAAAGACTTATTTTTGGAAAGACGAACTATGGTGACTTGAGAAAATATTTGTCTGGATTCTTTGACACCACAGTGGG gaataaaaaagaaacacgcAGTTATATTGAAATCTCAGAGTCACTTGGAGTTGATAAACCATCTGACATTTTGTTTGTGACGGATGTTTTTCAAGAAGCTTTTGCTGCAAAAGGAGCAG GTTTGGATGTGATGATTTCTATCCGGCCAGGAAATGCACCTCTTCCAGAGAATCACGGTTTCAAGACAATCACCTCTTTCGCTGAAATCTGA